A stretch of Babylonia areolata isolate BAREFJ2019XMU chromosome 23, ASM4173473v1, whole genome shotgun sequence DNA encodes these proteins:
- the LOC143297631 gene encoding uncharacterized protein LOC143297631, with amino-acid sequence MSSFPDPGRDPLTEIPLTPFNHTHNDSTTPTTTTTTTTPVSPDLPLAAREVLAAVLGVVVVVGVAGNGLLCVLVYRKAAMRSAINLLVAQLALSDVLLSLGVLPLALADLFATSGSGWGWRRWLCVGEALLLEVLVPVNICLLLAISVDRYLIIIHRKEKLNVRRSRIIILAAWGLSVILATPPLLGWGCYPALSSQRACAGMVSCTAPDLGYTVLSSLVTKFLPMSAILYCYARIVSTVRKKNLKVHHYAVEVNVTPGSGLAPRQAARLPPPPPPVFCVTGSVSGARAGSEAEAGEASPCPHYRLSHSSPDSGKDTSLSSASSVSFVSRSSSVYLHCLDVPGKRHRLHQLSDSVVATSTAMPSARSCTEAVTQTRPPLPLSAPLAASCARQLGQVSSASCRRQLNEVVSDASSERRHDVLSGGGDEHHPNDSESDEPHLRGSLNEPRNGGCDFCESAGTGRCLDTTESKSCRHSKDPRNGERHFSEVRNSRRSNEPRNSHLDLNACSRVAASKEHYVKHSTSSTRHVTSPSTQCACSEAAVTLETRHYSSATSTPYPCLQNPANGVQFENDASVVQKPEEPCTSQCSTTSCRSGKDAEHRSRPYLSSPSGYSPRANGVRRTAGSRRQVVDMTFKTRAFKTILILSLLLCVCWTPFFVASLLATLTSSSSSSSSSSSTSSFVSSSPSTSFSCSSGVSSGSGSGSGIGSGSGSVSGSGSGSDTGSASSSSSPSSAFSHSSMSTSSCSSSVSQSSVTSSSVLSSSSSSPSSSASSPISSPSPFSSSSSSPSSSSSSSSSSSSHQSHLQLLRFLLWLGLLKTALNPVVYALRIRKFREAFRLVLMPQGPCSFCFCCFCCCCCCCDNYYSDSDGGCGRWCARWGDVMGKRRVNPGALYQCA; translated from the exons ATGAGTTCTTTCCCAGACCCAGGGAGAGATCCCCTCACTGagatccccctcacccccttcaaccacacacacaatgacagcaccacacccaccacaaccaccaccacaacaacgccCGTCTCCCCGGACCTGCCCCTGGCGGCACGAGAGGTGCTGGCGGcggtgctgggggtggtggtggtggtgggcgtggctGGGAACGGACTGCTGTGCGTGCTGGTGTACCGGAAGGCCGCCATGCGCTCCGCCATCAACCTCCTGGTGGCCCAGCTGGCCCTGTCCGACGTGCTGCTCTCCCTCGGGGTCCTGCCCTTGGCCCTGGCCGACCTCTTCGCCACctcggggtcggggtgggggtggagaaggtggtTGTGTGTCGGAGAGGCGTTGCTGTTGGAGGTGTTGGTCCCCGTGAACATCTGCCTCCTCTTGGCCATCAGCGTGGACCGCTACCTGATCATCATCCACAGGAAGGAAAAGCTCAACGTCCGCCGCTCCAGGATCATCATCCTGGCCGCCTGGGGCCTGTCAGTCATCCTGGCCACGCCCCCTCTCCTCGGTTGGGGGTGCTATCCAGCCCTGTCCAGCCAGCGCGCGTGTGCCGGGATGGTGAGCTGCACGGCTCCGGATCTGGGGTACACCGTGCTGAGTTCCTTGGTGACTAAGTTCTTGCCCATGTCCGCCATCCTGTACTGCTACGCGCGGATCGTCAGCACGGTGCGCAAGAAGAACCTGAAGGTCCACCACTACGCCGTGGAGGTCAACGTGACCCCGGGCAGCGGTCTGGCCCCTCGACAGGCGGCtcggcttcctcctcctcctcctccggt CTTCTGTGTGACTGGTTCCGTCTCCGGGGCCCGGGCTGGGAGTGAGGCTGAGGCTGGTGAGGCTAGCCCCTGTCCTCACTACCGGCTGTCCCACAGCAGTCCAGACTCCGGGAAGGACACGTCGCTCAGCTCGGCGTCCTCCGTCAGTTTTGTCTCCCGGAGCAGTTCCGTGTATCTTCACTGTCTGGATGTGCCTGGCAAGCGGCACCGCCTCCACCAGCTCTCCGACTCTGTCGTCGCTACGTCCACGGCGATGCCTTCAGCGAGATCTTGTACTGAAGCCGTGACTCAGACacggccccctctccccctgtccgcTCCCTTGGCTGCTTCGTGTGCACGTCAGCTGGGACAGGTGTCATCCGCTTCCTGTAGACGTCAGCTGAATGAGGTGGTGTCTGACGCTTCGAGCGAACGTCGTCATGACgttttgagtggtggtggtgacgagcatcatccgaatgactcggaGAGTGACGAACCTCATTTAAGAGGTTCATTAAATGAGCCCAGAAACGGCGGTTGTGATTTCTGTGAATCCGCTGGCACGGGTCGTTGTTTAGATACAACAGAAAGTAAAAGTTGTCGTCATTCGAAAGATCCCAGAAATGGTGAACGTCATTTCAGCGAAGTCAGAAACAGTCGACGTTCAAACGAACCGAGAAACAGCCACCTCGATTTGAACGCGTGCTCCCGAGTGGCTGCTTCAAAAGAGCACTATGTGAAACATTCCACGTCATCAACAAGACACGTTACGTCACCGTCTACGCAATGCGCGTGCTCTGAAGCGGCTGTAACCTTGGAAACCCGACACTACAGTTCGGCTACCTCCACGCCATATCCGTGCCTGCAGAATCCAGCCAATGGTGTGCAGTTTGAAAACGATGCCAGCGTAGTGCAGAAGCCAGAGGAGCCGTGCACTTCACAGTGTTCTACAACTAGCTGCAGGTCCGGGAAAGACGCTGAGCACCGGTCACGACCCTACCTGTCCTCCCCTTCAGGATATTCCCCCCGGGCAAACGGCGTCCGTCGTACGGCTGGGTCCAGGAGACAG GTGGTGGACATGACTTTCAAGACACGTGCCTTCAAGaccatcctcatcctctctctgctcctctgtgTCTGCTGGACCCCCTTCTTCGTCGCCTCGCTGCTCGCCACCTtgacgtcatcatcgtcgtcatcgtcttcgtcgtcttccacGTCTTCATTCGTGTCGTCATCCCCGTCTACTTCTTTCTCGTGCTCTTCAGGTGTTAGTTCtggttccggttccggttctggtattggttctggttctggttccgtttctggttctggttctggttctgatactggttctgcttcttcttcttcttctccttcttccgctTTCTCTCACTCATCCATGTCCAcgtcttcctgttcctcttccgtCTCTCAGTCTTCCGTCACGTCTTCCTCCgtgttgtcttcctcttcctcctctccctcctcttccgccAGTTCTCCtatatcttccccttccccattttcatcctcatcctcctcaccctcttcgtcttcttcttcctcttcttcttcctcatctcacCAGTCCCATCTGCAGCTGCTGAGGTTTCTGTTGTGGCTGGGGTTGTTGAAGACCGCACTGAATCCTGTCGTGTACGCTCTGAGGATTAGGAAGTTCCGCGAGGCCTTCAGACTGGTTTTGATGCCTCAAGGACCCTGTTCCTTCTGcttttgctgcttctgctgctgctgctgctgctgcgataaCTATTACAGCGACAGTGACGGCGGCTGTGGTCGATGGTGTGCTCGGTGGGGGGATGtgatggggaagaggagagtgaACCCTGGTGCCCTCTACCAGTGTgcctga